A stretch of the Capsicum annuum cultivar UCD-10X-F1 chromosome 8, UCD10Xv1.1, whole genome shotgun sequence genome encodes the following:
- the LOC107840073 gene encoding RING-H2 finger protein ATL54 — protein sequence MAFHDRKLIFESLDNSTGKSCTSFYCNPKENPSGICPISCLYICYPICTFPLFSEIQPPLPPNFFTPKVPAPQSSQHKPIVSIFLIILFTVLATSFFLFCCFVVYRIRKARISSRQQQRVEAEGEEEVYSDIVDEDIHGPMVDHPIWYIRTVGLQQSVINAITICKYKRGEGLIEGTECSVCLNEFQEDETLRILPKCNHAFHILCIDTWLRSHTNCPMCRAGIVIAPASASSSLEQNSGPRHEEEAQAGNSENATELSLDIENEGESLEPSSMDISGNSKDDVGTGTNEGVLIEFGASRRSSSLESLSTNSILLTCSSISESTFDGNEISEGMKNPCMDRVMQKEQMIRRSQSAVLLR from the exons ATGGCCTTCCATGATCGAAAGCTGATCTTCGAATCACTTGATAACTCCACTGGTAAATCTTGTACCAGTTTTTATTGCAACCCGAAAGAGAATCCTTCTGGGATTTGTCCAATTTCATGTCTATATATTTGTTATCCAATTTGTACTTTTCCCTTGTTTTCTGAAATCCAACCACCTTTGCCACCCAACTTTTTCACCCCTAAAGTTCCTGCTCCTCAGTCTTCTCAACACAAACCGATTGTCTCCATCTTCTTGATTATTCTATTTACTGTGTTGGCtacttctttctttctcttttgttgcTTTGTGGTTTACAGAATCCGGAAAGCAAGAATTTCATCGCGACAACAGCAGCGAGTTGAGGCTGAAGGAGAAGAGGAGGTGTATAGTGATATTGTTGATGAAGATATTCATGGACCCATGGTGGATCATCCTATATGGTACATTAGAACAGTGGGTCTTCAGCAATCAGTTATCAATGCCATTACGATTTGCAAGTATAAAAGAGGAGAAGGATTAATTGAAGGAACAGAGTGCTCTGTTTGCCTGAATGAGTTTCAAGAAGACGAAACACTTAGGATTTTGCCAAAGTGTAACCATGCTTTTCACATACTTTGCATTGATACTTGGCTTAGATCACACACCAATTGTCCCATGTGCCGTGCCGGCATTGTCATCGCCCCTGCCTCTGCCTCATCGTCACTTGAACAG AATTCGGGGCCGAGACATGAAGAAGAAGCTCAGGCGGGAAATTCAGAGAATGCTACGGAATTAAGTCTTGACATTGAAAATGAAGGCGAGTCACTGGAACCAAGTAGTATGGATATTAGTGGAAACTCCAAAGACGATGTGGGTACTGGTACTAATGAAGGAGTGTTAATTGAATTTGGTGCATCAAGAAGATCATCATCTTTGGAATCTTTATCTacaaattcaatattattaacTTGTTCTTCAATATCTGAGAGTACTTTCGATGGTAATGAGATCTCCGAAGGTATGAAAAATCCCTGTATGGACAGAGTTATGCAGAAAGAGCAAATGATAAGAAGAAGCCAGAGTGCTGTTCTTCTTAGGTGA